The nucleotide window GGATCATCAGGTAAGTGGTCAGCAGCATCGAGGCGCTCACTGTCTCGCCGGAGTCGTCCTCGGGGTTGTCTTCCCGGATAATGCGCAGAGCGGAGGGCTTCACTATCTGGCGCAGCCCGGCCACGTTCGACAGGAAAGCGGCGGTCTGATGGTAGCCGCCGCGCAGGGTCACCTGGTAGGGCCGCTCCTGATAAAGCTCGTGCTGCACCGGCGGCTTTGGCTCGAACAGGGCGAACTTGAGGCCCTGACGGTCGGCCTCCAGGGTGACCTCCTGCAGCAGGCGGGGAAGGTTCTCCTCGCGCGGCAGGAGCGCCTCGGCCAGCTCAAGCTCGCGGGCGCGTTTCTCCAGCTCGGAGCGCAGGGCGGCCGTGTCCGCGGCCTGCACGATAGCCTGAGCCGTGGCCAGGTCGGTCTCCACCCGCTTCACCTGCTCCTCCAGCGTGGCGAGCTCCTCCTGCCTGGGCTGGAACATGTAGGTGAACCAGGCATAGGCCAGGCCGCCGGCCAGCAGGATCACGAGCAGGGCTTTCTGGACTTTCGGGTCACTGGTGTTGATCGCCATCACCACTCCGTGCGCTTCCGGTCACCGCTCAATTGGAGGCGGTGGAGTCCGCGCCGAAATCATCGAGATAAACATCCCAGATGTGATAGGTCTTGCCGGCCTGGAAAGTGAACCCGCCACCCAGGTCGAGGAACCGGGCCTCCGGACTGACCATCAGAATGCGCATGCTCTCCTCGACCATGACCGGGGTCAGGTCGGCCACATCGCCGCCGTCCGGGTAGCTCAGGCTGAATTTGGCCTCCCAGCGTCCGTTGGCGTCCGTGCGCACGAAGATGTCCGGGATGACCGAGTTGCTCGCGCTCTCCTCGGATTTCTCGACAATCACGGTCACATCCGCCACCCCGGTGCGCTGGGTGCGCGAGCGGTACACCTGTCCGTCTACGGTGACCAGGTTGGCCGAGTTCACGTTGTGCTCATCGCTGCAGGCCAGGGCCGCCAGAACGAGCAGGGCCAGCAGGACGCACAGCCGGGGCAAAGCGGTTGACAGTCTCATCTGAACCTCGTCCGGTTCTCGGGTTCCCGTCCGGGAGGCTACCTGGAGGCGGCCGCCACATGCGTGGTGTCGACCGCCTGGTTCAGCTCGCAGGCGCACTCGAGGATGAAATATTTGGTGTCGAAAGAGCCTTCGCGCCGCTCGGTGGAGCTGATCAGCCCCACCTGGCCGATAAGCGGCGATTGGTCGAGGCGCTCCATCAACTGGCCCAGGATCAGGTTGTTCATGGTCAGCCCCTCGATCCGCAGGTGCATGTCGGGGAAGGGGCTGGTCTCGGAGACGTTCTCCAGCCAGGCGTATTGCGGCAGCGCGCCGCTGATCTCATCCAGCAGACGGGGCCAGAGGTAGCGGTTGCGGTCCACCTCCAGGATGATGTCCATCTTGCGCGTGACCTCGCGCGTGGTGGCCCGCAACTCGTCGATCCGCATCACGACCTGGTTCATCCGCACCAGCTCGGCGCGGGCCTGGGTGCGACGGGCCTCGAGCGCGCTCTGACGGTGCGCCAGCCATAACTGCCCGCCGGCCACGCCCAGGGTGACCAGCAGCGCCAGGGCCGCCGCCGCAAGCACCAGGGGGTTGAATTTCAGCTCCAGACTGATCCGCGGCCCGCTGGTGGGGCTTTTCTTTTGCGCGGCCGGCCGGGCCTTTTTCAGTTTCTTCCGCTTTTCGGGCGGTAGAAGGTTGATCCGTATCATCCGTGCCTCATTTGCCTGGCGCCGCGGGGCGCTCAGTCCGGCAG belongs to bacterium and includes:
- a CDS encoding PilN domain-containing protein, whose amino-acid sequence is MIRINLLPPEKRKKLKKARPAAQKKSPTSGPRISLELKFNPLVLAAAALALLVTLGVAGGQLWLAHRQSALEARRTQARAELVRMNQVVMRIDELRATTREVTRKMDIILEVDRNRYLWPRLLDEISGALPQYAWLENVSETSPFPDMHLRIEGLTMNNLILGQLMERLDQSPLIGQVGLISSTERREGSFDTKYFILECACELNQAVDTTHVAAASR
- a CDS encoding type 4a pilus biogenesis protein PilO, whose translation is MAINTSDPKVQKALLVILLAGGLAYAWFTYMFQPRQEELATLEEQVKRVETDLATAQAIVQAADTAALRSELEKRARELELAEALLPREENLPRLLQEVTLEADRQGLKFALFEPKPPVQHELYQERPYQVTLRGGYHQTAAFLSNVAGLRQIVKPSALRIIREDNPEDDSGETVSASMLLTTYLMIPAPPAPKAAPKTEAKK